In Selenomonas sp. TAMA-11512, a genomic segment contains:
- a CDS encoding heavy metal translocating P-type ATPase, with amino-acid sequence MNKKQKRNLVRILAAAVLMVILSRVEAPPLVRMALYFIPYLIVGYDILWKAVMGIKNRRPFDESLLMSIATIGAMTIAIYENGDYTEGIAVMLFYQIGEWFQSYAVGKSRRDISDLMDIRPDYANIEVSDTLERVDPDEVEIGSVIVVQPGEKIPIDGIVIGGASTLNVSALTGESLPREIAEGDEALSGCINMTGVLRIRTTKEFDESTASKILELVEEASSRKAKAENFITRFARVYTPIVVWLAIFLATLPPLVNMFVYHAAAEWGTWVYRALVFLVISCPCALVVSVPLSFFAGLGGASRAGVLIKGANYLEALAEVKTVVFDKTGTLTRGVFEVNDIHHCTMEKKKLIEYAALAESASSHPISRSLQEAYDGIIDRRRVTDIEEIGGQGIVATVDGTRVAAGNGKLMDALGVPYHECSSIGTIIHMALDGKYAGHIVIADMLKDTAKAGITALHRAGVERAVMLTGDLRAVAEVVAAEVGVDEVKSELLPDGKVTEVERILEMPHRGKVAFVGDGINDAPVLSRADVGIAMGAMGSDAAIEAADVVLMDDSPLTLARAVRISQKTMAIVKQNIWGAIGVKVIVLLLGALGIANMWFAIFADVGVMILAVLNALRALLVSKNRSVLKKEDTQAVAAQSAA; translated from the coding sequence ATGAATAAAAAGCAAAAGAGGAACCTCGTTCGCATCCTTGCCGCGGCCGTCCTCATGGTCATCCTGTCCCGCGTTGAGGCGCCGCCGCTCGTCCGCATGGCGCTCTATTTCATCCCGTATCTCATCGTCGGCTACGACATCCTCTGGAAGGCAGTGATGGGCATCAAGAATCGGCGTCCCTTTGACGAGTCGCTCCTCATGTCGATTGCGACCATCGGCGCGATGACGATTGCCATTTACGAAAACGGCGACTACACGGAAGGCATCGCCGTCATGCTCTTCTACCAGATCGGCGAGTGGTTCCAGTCGTATGCTGTCGGCAAGAGCCGCCGCGACATCTCCGACCTCATGGACATTCGCCCCGACTACGCGAACATCGAAGTCAGCGACACGCTCGAACGGGTTGATCCCGATGAGGTCGAGATCGGCTCCGTCATCGTTGTGCAGCCCGGGGAGAAGATCCCCATCGACGGCATCGTCATCGGCGGCGCATCGACACTCAACGTCTCCGCGCTCACCGGGGAAAGCCTCCCGCGCGAGATTGCGGAAGGCGATGAGGCGCTCTCCGGCTGCATCAATATGACCGGCGTCCTGCGCATACGGACGACGAAGGAATTTGACGAGTCCACCGCATCCAAGATCCTCGAACTCGTCGAGGAGGCGAGCAGCCGCAAGGCGAAAGCGGAGAACTTCATCACGCGCTTTGCCCGCGTCTACACCCCGATCGTCGTATGGCTCGCGATATTCCTCGCGACACTGCCGCCGCTTGTCAACATGTTCGTCTACCATGCGGCGGCGGAGTGGGGCACGTGGGTGTATCGCGCACTCGTATTCCTCGTCATCAGCTGCCCCTGCGCGCTCGTCGTCAGCGTTCCGCTTTCGTTCTTCGCGGGGTTGGGCGGCGCGAGCCGCGCAGGCGTCCTCATCAAAGGCGCGAACTACCTCGAGGCGCTCGCCGAAGTCAAGACCGTCGTGTTCGACAAGACCGGCACGCTTACGCGCGGCGTCTTTGAAGTCAACGACATCCACCACTGCACGATGGAGAAGAAAAAGCTCATCGAATACGCCGCGCTGGCGGAGTCCGCGTCCTCGCATCCCATCAGCCGGAGCCTGCAGGAGGCTTACGACGGCATCATCGATCGGCGCCGGGTCACCGATATCGAAGAGATCGGCGGACAGGGCATCGTGGCAACCGTTGACGGCACGCGCGTTGCCGCGGGCAACGGCAAGCTCATGGACGCGCTCGGTGTACCCTATCACGAGTGCTCAAGTATCGGCACCATCATCCACATGGCGCTTGACGGCAAATACGCGGGGCACATCGTCATCGCCGACATGCTGAAGGATACGGCGAAAGCCGGCATCACCGCGCTGCACAGAGCCGGCGTCGAGCGAGCCGTCATGCTGACAGGTGACCTCCGCGCCGTCGCCGAAGTCGTAGCCGCGGAAGTCGGCGTCGATGAAGTCAAGAGCGAGCTTCTGCCCGACGGGAAGGTCACCGAAGTCGAGCGCATTCTCGAGATGCCCCACCGCGGCAAAGTCGCCTTTGTCGGCGACGGCATCAACGACGCGCCCGTGCTCTCCCGTGCCGATGTCGGCATCGCCATGGGGGCGATGGGCTCCGACGCGGCGATTGAGGCGGCCGACGTCGTCCTGATGGACGATTCGCCGCTGACGCTTGCGAGAGCCGTCCGCATCAGTCAGAAGACGATGGCCATCGTCAAGCAGAACATTTGGGGCGCGATCGGCGTCAAGGTCATTGTACTCCTGCTCGGCGCGCTCGGCATCGCGAATATGTGGTTCGCGATCTTCGCCGACGTCGGCGTCATGATTCTCGCCGTGCTGAACGCTCTGCGCGCGCTCCTGGTTTCGAAGAACAGGAGCGTTCTCAAAAAAGAAGACACACAGGCTGTTGCGGCGCAATCCGCGGCATGA
- a CDS encoding transporter gives MDDSLYRILFLFTDLIMPMTAGYILYQKKIISDRLCSKLITINICFIYTLLAALSFWSIPLSWSLITLPILGCLLVLVPGVIGFFTFAERYHSPRSRGAWYMSAMMTNLSTLGGLCAFIIYGPDGFAYTQLIGTFQLVMVILVCFPLAAIFQQYAENRSKAARRPPLLPMLLTRNQLPILGMFLGLLLNVLGIERPTFFSSLFSSFVHIGAWFGLLPVGCLVNFDHVKPYLVRTLDLIPLHFVIIPIIFYVPSLFLFDDPVIQGVILLEAAAPTAINAVVTSRLFRLTVDLSVASFLSTTVIYILVFFPVLFALVHLL, from the coding sequence ATGGATGATTCGCTGTATCGCATTCTGTTCCTCTTTACGGATCTCATCATGCCGATGACGGCCGGCTATATCCTCTACCAAAAGAAGATCATCAGCGACCGGCTCTGCTCGAAGCTCATCACGATCAACATCTGCTTCATCTACACGCTCCTCGCCGCGCTCTCGTTCTGGTCGATTCCGCTCTCGTGGAGCCTCATAACGCTCCCGATCCTCGGCTGCCTCCTCGTCCTCGTGCCCGGCGTCATCGGCTTCTTCACGTTTGCGGAGCGCTACCACTCGCCTCGAAGCCGCGGCGCCTGGTACATGAGTGCCATGATGACGAACCTCAGCACGCTCGGCGGTCTCTGCGCCTTCATCATCTACGGCCCGGACGGCTTTGCGTACACGCAGCTCATCGGCACATTCCAGCTGGTGATGGTCATTCTCGTCTGCTTTCCTCTCGCGGCGATCTTCCAGCAGTATGCGGAAAACCGCTCAAAAGCGGCTCGTCGTCCCCCGCTTCTCCCCATGCTGCTGACGCGCAATCAGCTGCCGATCCTCGGCATGTTCCTCGGACTGCTGCTCAACGTCCTCGGGATCGAAAGGCCAACGTTCTTCTCTTCGCTCTTCTCGTCGTTTGTCCATATCGGGGCTTGGTTCGGTCTCCTGCCGGTCGGCTGCCTCGTGAATTTTGACCACGTCAAGCCGTATCTCGTCCGAACGCTCGACCTCATCCCGCTGCACTTCGTCATCATCCCGATCATCTTCTACGTGCCGTCGCTCTTCCTCTTTGACGATCCCGTCATCCAGGGCGTCATCCTGCTGGAGGCGGCGGCTCCGACAGCCATCAACGCGGTCGTCACGTCGAGGCTCTTCCGCCTGACGGTCGATCTCTCGGTGGCGAGCTTCCTCTCGACGACGGTGATCTACATATTGGTCTTCTTCCCGGTGCTCTTCGCTCTCGTACATCTCCTGTAA
- a CDS encoding fructose-1,6-bisphosphatase, with amino-acid sequence MTTKELPAKYLRLLAEKYPTLASVAERIICLESQLALPKGSEHFLSDLHGEYESFYHILNNSSGVIAEKVEYVFGEFMTESEKAEFCTLIYYPREKIEELHKKGLDTPEWYRETIAHLLEVAKLMTYKYPARKVKGFIQKDYADVLTELLYSRPEQDSAQARYVASTMAMIVQIDCGALFVEAFSNLIKRLACATIHIVGDFFDRGARPDAIIDNLIAYHDIDIQWGNHDVLWMGAGLGSRVAIAAVIRNSLRYNNTDVLERGYGISLRALTTFARRAYPDESPVKACEKAVNMIMLKLEGALIDRNPDFQMQSRHLLETIDYNSCYCRMNGRRYELESAYFPTIDPKDPYRLTEEENAIIDDLVTYFTESARLQQHLDFLYKKGSLYKTCNGNLLFHGCVPLEKDGSFAAVTMEGRTYHGRAYFDYCEQRTRRAYLQRREEDLDFLWFLWCGRLSPCSGREVKTFERSLLTDESTWKEPSDPYFKLIDRPEICSAILAEFGLKETGHIINGHVPVKVKKGESPIKAGGKAIVVDGGFAKAYHKKTGIAGYTLISNSRGLRLLAHSKVADVKAALAGNQDIESVSETIEIQSRRQTVGDTDEGRIMREEINDLHALLRAYQNGILT; translated from the coding sequence ATGACGACAAAGGAACTCCCCGCGAAATACCTTCGCCTCCTCGCCGAAAAATACCCCACGCTCGCGAGCGTTGCCGAGCGCATCATCTGCCTCGAGTCCCAGCTCGCGCTTCCGAAGGGCTCCGAGCACTTCCTGTCCGACCTCCACGGCGAGTACGAATCCTTCTATCACATTTTGAACAATTCCTCCGGCGTCATCGCCGAGAAGGTCGAGTACGTGTTCGGCGAGTTCATGACCGAGAGCGAAAAGGCGGAGTTCTGCACGCTCATCTACTACCCGCGCGAGAAGATCGAAGAGCTGCATAAGAAGGGGCTCGACACTCCCGAGTGGTACCGGGAGACCATCGCGCACCTGCTCGAGGTCGCGAAGCTCATGACTTACAAGTATCCGGCGCGAAAGGTCAAGGGCTTCATCCAGAAGGACTACGCCGACGTCCTCACCGAGCTCCTCTACTCGCGCCCCGAGCAGGACAGCGCGCAGGCGCGCTACGTCGCGAGCACGATGGCGATGATCGTTCAAATCGACTGCGGCGCGCTCTTCGTCGAGGCGTTTTCCAACCTCATCAAGCGCCTCGCCTGCGCCACCATCCACATCGTCGGCGACTTCTTCGATCGCGGCGCGCGCCCCGACGCCATCATCGACAACCTCATCGCCTACCACGACATCGACATCCAGTGGGGCAACCACGACGTCCTCTGGATGGGCGCGGGACTGGGGAGCCGCGTCGCCATCGCCGCGGTCATTCGGAACTCCCTGCGCTACAACAACACCGACGTCCTGGAGCGCGGCTACGGCATCAGCCTCCGTGCGCTCACGACATTTGCCCGCCGCGCCTATCCGGATGAGAGCCCCGTCAAGGCGTGCGAAAAGGCGGTCAACATGATCATGCTGAAGCTGGAAGGCGCCCTCATCGACCGCAATCCCGATTTTCAAATGCAGAGCCGTCACCTCCTCGAGACCATCGACTACAATTCCTGCTACTGCCGGATGAACGGCAGGCGCTACGAGCTCGAGAGCGCCTACTTCCCCACGATCGACCCGAAGGATCCCTACCGCCTGACAGAGGAAGAAAATGCCATCATCGACGACCTCGTCACGTACTTCACGGAGAGCGCGAGACTGCAGCAGCACCTCGACTTCCTGTATAAGAAGGGCAGCCTGTACAAGACGTGCAACGGCAATCTGCTCTTCCACGGCTGCGTCCCGCTGGAGAAGGACGGCTCGTTTGCCGCCGTCACGATGGAAGGGAGAACGTATCACGGACGCGCCTACTTCGACTACTGCGAGCAGCGCACGAGGAGAGCGTATCTGCAGAGAAGGGAAGAAGACCTAGACTTCCTGTGGTTCCTCTGGTGCGGCAGACTCTCCCCGTGCTCCGGGCGTGAGGTCAAGACATTCGAGCGCTCCCTGCTGACGGATGAATCGACGTGGAAAGAGCCCTCCGACCCGTACTTCAAGCTCATCGACAGACCCGAGATCTGCAGCGCCATCCTCGCCGAGTTCGGACTCAAGGAGACGGGGCACATCATCAACGGACACGTCCCCGTCAAGGTGAAGAAGGGGGAGAGCCCGATCAAGGCGGGCGGCAAGGCCATCGTCGTCGACGGAGGCTTCGCCAAAGCCTACCACAAGAAGACGGGCATCGCCGGCTATACGCTCATCTCGAACTCCCGTGGTCTGCGCCTTCTCGCGCACAGCAAGGTGGCGGACGTCAAGGCGGCGCTCGCAGGGAACCAGGACATCGAGTCCGTCTCCGAGACGATCGAGATACAGAGTCGCCGGCAGACCGTCGGCGACACCGACGAGGGCAGGATCATGCGGGAGGAGATCAACGACCTCCACGCGCTGCTTCGTGCGTATCAAAACGGTATTCTGACGTGA
- a CDS encoding S-layer homology domain-containing protein, with translation MKKTLVSALTTALVVGAASTTFAAANPFSDVPADHWAYDAVSELAADGIIEGYGDGTYRGQRQITRYEMAQMVAKAMAKSDQADAQIRALIDRLAAEFSDELNNLGVRVSTLESKVDNVIWKGQLRYTYTNFNRETQSRHTGWSPTGGVPNPRSTDRQKHEIMLRLDPTMTINEHWKVKARLDASKDWREDNGGAGNSDHVKLKRAYAEGTYGTSKATVIDFGLMPVFSTQGVFVDDAFSGASVTFGKKQHLEGTLLGGRIDLDDTKLNRARIVLPAGAPVPPPVIVNDASADLFGGMMTWRPNDTFTLSGEFFHVQDNKLIEALTWNNNGALNRKSDAQNIWGLAATYKINKDWVFDAGYWKNVTSDDFYGSDKNGVIYGNATPGGWNAGRFYNDSNDHSYNFELRFKGVKPEDRGSFGVFAAYRHLGAFASIAPTFNGIEWGQKGWEIGGQYAFDTNVVGSLVYARGRELTESNTQDKDITKVFGRVQFFF, from the coding sequence ATGAAGAAGACTCTAGTTTCCGCACTGACGACGGCACTCGTCGTCGGCGCAGCCAGCACGACGTTTGCGGCTGCAAATCCGTTCTCGGATGTCCCGGCAGATCACTGGGCATACGACGCCGTTTCCGAGCTCGCAGCGGACGGCATCATCGAGGGCTATGGCGACGGCACGTACCGCGGCCAGCGACAGATCACGCGGTATGAGATGGCGCAGATGGTTGCCAAGGCAATGGCGAAGAGCGACCAGGCGGATGCGCAGATTCGTGCGCTCATCGACCGCCTTGCCGCCGAGTTCTCCGATGAGCTCAACAACCTCGGCGTCCGCGTCTCCACGCTTGAGAGCAAGGTTGACAACGTCATCTGGAAGGGGCAGCTCCGCTACACGTACACCAATTTCAACCGTGAGACGCAGAGCCGTCATACCGGCTGGTCGCCGACCGGCGGTGTGCCCAACCCGAGATCCACGGACAGGCAGAAGCATGAGATTATGCTCCGTCTCGATCCTACGATGACGATCAACGAGCACTGGAAGGTCAAGGCTCGTCTCGACGCTTCGAAGGACTGGAGAGAAGACAACGGTGGTGCCGGCAACTCGGATCATGTCAAGCTCAAGAGAGCTTATGCGGAGGGCACGTACGGCACGTCCAAGGCGACAGTCATCGACTTCGGTCTCATGCCTGTCTTCTCGACGCAGGGCGTCTTTGTGGATGATGCCTTCTCCGGCGCATCCGTTACGTTCGGCAAGAAGCAGCACCTCGAGGGCACGCTCCTCGGCGGTCGTATCGATCTTGACGACACGAAGTTGAATAGAGCCCGCATTGTGCTGCCGGCCGGAGCACCGGTTCCCCCGCCTGTAATCGTCAACGACGCATCGGCGGATCTCTTCGGCGGCATGATGACGTGGAGACCGAACGATACGTTCACGCTTTCCGGCGAGTTCTTCCACGTACAGGACAACAAGCTCATCGAGGCTCTTACATGGAACAACAACGGTGCCCTCAACCGCAAGAGTGACGCGCAGAACATCTGGGGTCTTGCCGCAACGTACAAGATCAACAAGGACTGGGTCTTTGACGCCGGTTACTGGAAGAATGTGACGTCGGATGACTTCTACGGCTCCGACAAGAATGGCGTGATATACGGCAACGCAACACCCGGCGGCTGGAATGCCGGTCGGTTCTACAACGATTCCAACGACCACAGCTACAACTTCGAGCTTCGCTTCAAGGGAGTTAAGCCTGAGGATCGCGGGTCCTTCGGCGTCTTCGCGGCATACCGTCACCTCGGCGCATTTGCCTCCATCGCTCCGACGTTCAACGGCATTGAGTGGGGACAGAAGGGCTGGGAGATCGGCGGTCAGTATGCATTCGACACGAACGTTGTCGGCTCGCTCGTCTACGCTCGCGGCCGTGAGCTCACCGAGTCCAACACGCAGGACAAGGATATCACAAAAGTCTTCGGTCGTGTTCAGTTCTTCTTCTAA
- a CDS encoding S-layer homology domain-containing protein: protein MKKTLVSALTTALVVGAASTTFAAANPFSDVPADHWAYDAVSELASDGIIEGYGDGTYRGQRQITRYEMAQMVAKAMAKSDQADAQTRALIDRLAAEFSDELNNLGVRVATLESKVDNVIWTGKLQYTYDRFNRETQSRHTGWTQAGGVPGAGSSDAQTHEILLRLEPTMTVNEHWKVKARLDATKDWRDDNAPGNSDHVKLQRAYAEGTYGTSKATVIDFGVMPVFSTQGVIVDDNFSGASVTFGKDQHLEGTLLGGRIDLDDTKWDRNRITLPAGAPVPPPVIVNDASADLFGGMMTWRPNDTFTLSGEFFHVQDNKLIEYLTWNNNGALNRKSDGQNIWGLAATYKINKDWVFDAGYWRNATSDDFYGSDKNGVIYGNASAAGWNAGRYYNDSNDHSYNFELRFKEAKPEDRGSFGVWTAYRHLGVFTSIAPTFDGIGFGQKGWEIGGQYTFDTNVVGTLLYARGRELTESNTQDKDTTKLFGRLEFFF from the coding sequence ATGAAGAAGACTCTAGTTTCCGCACTGACGACAGCACTCGTCGTCGGCGCAGCCAGCACGACGTTTGCGGCTGCAAATCCGTTCTCGGATGTCCCGGCAGATCACTGGGCATACGACGCCGTTTCCGAGCTCGCATCGGACGGCATCATCGAGGGGTATGGCGACGGCACGTACCGCGGCCAGCGCCAGATTACGCGCTATGAGATGGCACAGATGGTTGCAAAGGCAATGGCTAAGAGCGACCAGGCAGATGCGCAGACACGCGCTCTCATCGACCGCCTTGCCGCTGAGTTCTCCGATGAGCTCAACAACCTCGGTGTTCGCGTTGCTACGCTTGAGAGCAAGGTCGACAACGTCATCTGGACCGGTAAACTCCAGTACACGTATGACAGATTCAACCGTGAGACGCAGAGCCGTCACACGGGTTGGACGCAGGCCGGCGGTGTGCCCGGTGCAGGATCCAGCGACGCGCAGACCCATGAGATCCTGCTCCGTCTTGAGCCTACGATGACAGTCAACGAGCACTGGAAGGTCAAGGCTCGTCTCGACGCAACGAAGGACTGGAGAGACGATAACGCTCCCGGCAACTCGGATCATGTCAAGCTCCAGAGAGCTTATGCGGAGGGCACGTACGGCACGTCCAAGGCGACGGTCATCGACTTCGGTGTCATGCCTGTATTCTCGACGCAGGGCGTTATCGTTGATGACAACTTCAGCGGCGCGTCCGTCACGTTCGGCAAGGACCAGCACCTTGAGGGCACGCTCCTCGGTGGTCGTATCGATCTTGACGATACGAAGTGGGACAGAAACCGCATCACGCTGCCGGCCGGAGCACCGGTTCCCCCGCCTGTAATCGTCAACGACGCATCGGCGGATCTCTTCGGCGGCATGATGACATGGAGACCGAACGATACGTTCACGCTTTCCGGCGAGTTCTTCCACGTACAGGACAACAAGCTCATCGAGTATCTTACATGGAACAACAACGGTGCCCTCAACCGCAAGAGTGACGGGCAGAACATCTGGGGTCTTGCCGCAACGTACAAGATCAACAAGGACTGGGTGTTTGATGCAGGCTATTGGAGAAATGCAACGTCGGATGACTTCTACGGCTCCGACAAGAATGGCGTGATATACGGCAACGCATCGGCCGCCGGCTGGAATGCCGGCCGCTACTACAACGATTCCAACGACCACAGCTACAACTTCGAGCTTCGCTTCAAGGAGGCAAAGCCTGAGGATCGCGGCTCCTTCGGCGTCTGGACGGCATACCGTCACCTCGGCGTATTCACCTCCATCGCTCCGACGTTCGACGGCATCGGCTTCGGTCAGAAGGGCTGGGAGATCGGCGGTCAGTACACGTTCGACACGAATGTCGTCGGTACTCTGCTCTACGCTCGCGGCCGTGAGCTCACCGAGTCCAACACGCAGGACAAGGATACGACGAAGCTCTTCGGTCGTCTCGAGTTCTTCTTCTAA
- a CDS encoding metal-dependent hydrolase, whose product MKWLNHQIVTGVAVYSFTDDLLLTAVSMAGAVLPDWLEGKPGEGRSYMKWRSRHRGWSHWALLYVFLYIVLTSYAETGGAGGVPGELDIFLLLRFFLFGALLHIAEDALCGKVPLLRPQDKVGLRLFRVGSVREYLVSLAIVLGCFLAGMMLRG is encoded by the coding sequence ATGAAGTGGCTCAATCATCAAATCGTCACAGGCGTCGCCGTCTACAGCTTCACCGATGACCTCCTTCTGACCGCCGTCTCCATGGCGGGCGCCGTCCTCCCCGATTGGCTCGAGGGCAAGCCCGGAGAGGGACGATCCTATATGAAGTGGCGCAGCCGCCACCGCGGCTGGTCGCATTGGGCGCTCCTCTACGTCTTTCTCTACATCGTCCTGACATCCTATGCGGAGACGGGCGGCGCGGGAGGCGTGCCGGGCGAGCTTGATATCTTCCTGCTGCTGCGATTCTTCCTGTTCGGCGCGCTCCTCCACATAGCGGAGGATGCCCTCTGCGGCAAGGTTCCGCTCCTTCGTCCGCAGGACAAGGTCGGGCTGCGGCTCTTTCGCGTCGGCAGCGTCAGGGAATACCTCGTGAGCCTCGCCATCGTCCTCGGATGCTTCCTCGCCGGGATGATGCTCCGGGGATGA
- a CDS encoding cation transporter codes for MKKTYKIEVDCANCASLMEAATKKVEGVADASVNFMTLKMKVEFAEGHTPDEVMPAVLAACKKVEPDCEVFF; via the coding sequence ATGAAGAAGACGTACAAGATCGAAGTTGACTGCGCGAACTGCGCAAGCCTCATGGAAGCGGCGACAAAGAAAGTCGAGGGCGTTGCCGACGCCTCCGTCAACTTCATGACGCTCAAGATGAAGGTCGAGTTCGCCGAGGGGCACACCCCCGATGAGGTCATGCCGGCCGTCCTCGCCGCCTGCAAGAAGGTCGAGCCCGACTGCGAGGTCTTTTTCTGA
- a CDS encoding DUF2939 domain-containing protein, with protein sequence MQDEDFLRERLEARRIRAGRRGLTTICILLVALALGTALWYFFLHIRSPQYALEAIQDAIEDRDSETFAKYVDLVSVGGGLYDDLTADAFSGDKSLSPRTREMFTNYYLLIRPQVIEGLTAAAKRYAKTGAWENPGGIVLGRQLGFDFDLLLDKSLLATTTPLSIDSIDRDGTTGTASVLVREETTGITYTLIVGLEQAAEGHWQVISIRNYRSYLDAARPVYRRDTKAYLASTQALVNQYNTKLAALHDRFAAITTGGGTLSPAQREELTRLIRLRIIPLLKERQQQLSLVDVPAGAALVRKLRVTSTEKSVAAWEAFMEGLQSDDPAAFDRAETLHKQALDAELRIEEVKKSAT encoded by the coding sequence ATGCAGGATGAAGATTTCTTACGCGAGCGGCTGGAGGCGCGTCGGATACGCGCCGGCAGACGCGGGCTGACGACGATCTGCATCCTCCTCGTCGCGCTCGCTCTCGGCACAGCTCTCTGGTACTTCTTCCTCCACATACGCAGCCCGCAGTACGCGCTGGAAGCCATTCAGGATGCGATTGAGGACAGGGACAGCGAGACCTTCGCGAAGTATGTCGACCTCGTATCGGTCGGCGGCGGTCTTTACGACGATCTGACGGCGGATGCCTTCTCCGGGGACAAATCGCTCTCGCCCCGAACGCGGGAGATGTTCACGAACTACTATCTCCTCATCCGGCCGCAGGTCATCGAGGGGCTGACGGCGGCGGCAAAGCGCTATGCCAAGACAGGGGCCTGGGAGAATCCCGGCGGCATCGTACTCGGCCGCCAGCTCGGCTTTGACTTCGACCTGCTCCTCGACAAATCACTGCTCGCCACGACGACGCCGCTCTCCATCGACTCCATCGACCGCGACGGCACGACGGGCACGGCGAGCGTCCTCGTCCGCGAGGAGACGACGGGCATCACGTATACGCTCATCGTCGGCCTTGAGCAGGCTGCCGAGGGGCATTGGCAGGTCATCTCCATCCGCAACTACAGGAGCTATCTCGACGCGGCGCGGCCCGTCTATCGCCGCGATACGAAAGCATATCTCGCGTCGACGCAGGCGCTCGTCAATCAGTACAACACGAAGCTCGCCGCGCTCCACGACCGCTTCGCCGCCATCACGACGGGCGGCGGTACGCTCTCCCCCGCACAGCGCGAGGAGCTCACACGGCTCATCAGGCTCCGCATCATCCCGCTCCTCAAGGAGCGCCAGCAGCAGCTCTCCCTCGTTGATGTCCCTGCGGGAGCGGCACTCGTCCGGAAGCTGCGCGTGACGTCAACGGAGAAGTCGGTCGCGGCGTGGGAGGCCTTCATGGAGGGTCTGCAGAGCGACGATCCGGCGGCGTTCGACCGCGCAGAGACGCTGCACAAGCAGGCGCTCGACGCGGAGCTGCGGATTGAGGAGGTCAAGAAGAGCGCCACATAG